From the Acidimicrobiales bacterium genome, the window ACCGGCGGTGCGGTCCGATCGGACCGTTGAGCGTCGAGACAGGATTCGACCGGAGCAGCCCAGCCATCGACGAGATCCCCTGCACCACCTCCCCGAGCTGGTGCAGCGCCTGGCGCGGGACCCGAGTGGCTGACCGAACGGCCCGGAACTGCTCATACGGGGTCACGGCGAGATCGATGGCGGCCTCGGCTGCCAGCCGTGCTCCCGAGGGAAGCGGTGACGGGTGCCAGTCGTCGGGCACCGCCGGCGATGGCGTGGGTGACGTGTCCATGATGACGGCCAGCAGCTCGGTACCCGAGACGCCGTCGACCATGGCGTGGTGCGTCTTGGCCACCATCGCCCACCGGTCCTGCTCGAGGCCCTGGACGATCCAGATCTCCCACAGCGGCTTCGTCCGGTCGAGCTGCTGGGACATGACGCGCCCGACCAGCTTGCGCAGCTCAGCCTCGCCGCCCGGGGCGGGCAGCGCCGTGTGCCGGATGTGGTAGTCGATGTTGAAGTCCGGGTCGTCGACCCATACCGGGCGCCCGAGCTCGAGCGGCACGTCCCGCACCACCTGCCGGTAGCGGGGTACCAGGGGCAGCTTGCCCTGCACCATGGACACAAAGTCCTCGAACGGAGGCTCCGGGCCCTCGAACATGGCGATCGAGCCGATATGCATGTGGCTGACGCGGTCCTCGAGGTGGAGGAATGACGAGTCGAGCGGGCTCAAACGGTCGCCGGTCATCGTGGCCCTCCCGCGGTCGCGACGGTGTCTAGCGACGCTACACCCGGCGGGAGCCTGACCGTCGGCCCTTTCTAGGGGTGCTGGCTGCTCACCGAGACGACCTCGCCGGTCATGTACCCGGCGTAGTCGCTGGCCAGGAAGACGATGACGTTGGCGACCTCCCACGGCTCGGCGCCCCGCCCGTAGGCCTCCCGCGTGGTGAGCTCGTCGAGCACGTCCTCGGCCATGACCTTGGTGAGGAAGGGGTGCGTGGCCAGGCTCGGCGACACGGCGTTCACCCGCACCCCAGCCGGCGCCGCCTCCAGGGCCGCGCACCGGGTCAGGGCCATGACCCCGGCCTTGGCCGCCGCGTAGTGGGCCTGGCCCACCTGGGCCCGCCAGCCGATGACCGAGGCGTTGTTGACGATGGCGCCCGACCTACGCGCCACCATGTGGCGCAGGCCGGCACGGGTGCAGCGGAAGGTCCCGTTCAAGGTCACGTCCAGCACCGCTCCCCACTGATCGTCGGTCATGTCGACCAGGTTCGCGGTGCCGCCCAGCCCGGCGTTGTTGACCAGCACGTCGAGGTGGCCGGCCGCCTCCACCGCCGTGTCGAAGAGCCGCTGCACGTCGGCCTCGCTGGTGACGTCGCACGCCACCGCCGGAGGCCGCGTGCCCATGATGGGCTCCAGCTCCTCGGCCGCTTCCTGCAGCCGCCGCTCGTGGCGGTCGCTCACGACGACGAAGGCACCCTCCTCGGCACAGCGCCGGGCGGTGGCCAAGCCGATGCCGGTCCCCGCCGCCGCCGTGACCAGGACGGTCCGTCCCTCCAGCAGCTGGTGGCCCTTGGGATACGCGGGTACGCCCGACAGCCCCGATGCCATCAACGCCCCTCCCGCTGTCCGCTCGAGCCGGCCTCCCGGGCCGGCTGTCCACTCGAGCCGGCCTCCCGGGCCGGCTTCGGCTCGGGCGGCAGCCCCAGGACCCGCTCGCCGATGATGTTGCGCTGGATCTGGTTCGAACCGCCGTAGATGGTGTCGGCCCGGCTGAACAGAAAGCTCCGCTGGGTGTCAGTGAGATCGTAGGGAAGCGCCCTCGCCACTTCGGCCGCAGGACCCAGCACGTCCATCGCCAGCTCCCCGAGCGCCCGGTGCCAGCTGGCCCAGTAGAGCTTGGCGATCGACGCCTCGGCTCCGGCCGTGCCGTGCTCGGAGAGCGCGAGGGTGCGCAGCGAGTTGAGCCGCATGACGCGCAAGCCGATCCAGGCCCGCGCCAGCCGCTGCCGGGTGACGGCGTCTGCCGTGACACCCCGGGCTCGCGCCGCGTCGATCACCGCCGCCAGCTCCCCCTCGAAGGCCACCTGCCGGGCGATGGTCGAGACACCCCGCTCGAAGCCGAGCGTTCCCATGGCGACACGCCAACCGGCGTTGACCTCGCCCACGACGTTGGCGCCCGCCGTGCGGGCGCCGTCGAAGAAGACCTCGTTGAACTCCGAGGTGCCGGTGAGCTGGACGATGGGCCGCACGTCGATGCCGGGCTGGCGCATGGGGCACAGAAGGTAGGAGAGCCCCCGGTGCTTCGGAGCGGTGGGGTCGGTCCGGCACACGACGAAGCACCAGTCGGACCAGGTGGCCAGGGACGTCCAGACCTTCTGCCCGTGTATGACCCACTCGTCCCCGTCGAGCGACGCCCTGGTCTTGACGTTGGCCAGATCCGAGCCCGCGTCCGGCTCCGAGTAGCCCTGGCACCACAGCTCCTCGCCCGACAGGATCGGAGGCAGGAAGCGCCGCTGCTGCTCGGCGGTGCCGAAGGCGATCAGGGTCGGGCCCAGGAGGCCCTCGCCCACGATGCCCACCCGGGCGGGTGCCCCCGCCCGCAGGTACTCCTCCTCGAAGATGACCTGCTGCACCAGGCTGGCGCCGCGCCCGCCCTGCTCGGGCGGCCACCCGAGCCCGATCCAGCCCGCCTGGCCCAGGGTGCGCTCCCAGGCCGCCCTGACGTCGAAGCCCTCGTGCTCGTGGCCCGGGCCGCCGCGGGCCCCGAGCGCTGCCACCTCGCCCACGACGTGGTCGGCCAGCCACTCCCGGACCTCTTTGCGGAAGGACTCGTCCTCGGCGCTGAAGCGAACGTTCACCGGCGCCCGGTCCCGCTAGGCGTTGGGCTTCTCCCCCGCCGCGGCCGCCTGGCGCATCCCCTCGAGGCGGTCGAGCAGGGCCATGCGCTCCTGGCCCACGGTCGAGTCGAGGCGGGCCTCGATCTCCTGGGGTGTCCAACGGCCGTCCTTGTACATGGCCCGGACCTCGGTGGGCTGGTTCC encodes:
- a CDS encoding SDR family oxidoreductase codes for the protein MASGLSGVPAYPKGHQLLEGRTVLVTAAAGTGIGLATARRCAEEGAFVVVSDRHERRLQEAAEELEPIMGTRPPAVACDVTSEADVQRLFDTAVEAAGHLDVLVNNAGLGGTANLVDMTDDQWGAVLDVTLNGTFRCTRAGLRHMVARRSGAIVNNASVIGWRAQVGQAHYAAAKAGVMALTRCAALEAAPAGVRVNAVSPSLATHPFLTKVMAEDVLDELTTREAYGRGAEPWEVANVIVFLASDYAGYMTGEVVSVSSQHP
- a CDS encoding acyl-CoA dehydrogenase family protein, with product MNVRFSAEDESFRKEVREWLADHVVGEVAALGARGGPGHEHEGFDVRAAWERTLGQAGWIGLGWPPEQGGRGASLVQQVIFEEEYLRAGAPARVGIVGEGLLGPTLIAFGTAEQQRRFLPPILSGEELWCQGYSEPDAGSDLANVKTRASLDGDEWVIHGQKVWTSLATWSDWCFVVCRTDPTAPKHRGLSYLLCPMRQPGIDVRPIVQLTGTSEFNEVFFDGARTAGANVVGEVNAGWRVAMGTLGFERGVSTIARQVAFEGELAAVIDAARARGVTADAVTRQRLARAWIGLRVMRLNSLRTLALSEHGTAGAEASIAKLYWASWHRALGELAMDVLGPAAEVARALPYDLTDTQRSFLFSRADTIYGGSNQIQRNIIGERVLGLPPEPKPAREAGSSGQPAREAGSSGQREGR
- a CDS encoding wax ester/triacylglycerol synthase family O-acyltransferase — its product is MTGDRLSPLDSSFLHLEDRVSHMHIGSIAMFEGPEPPFEDFVSMVQGKLPLVPRYRQVVRDVPLELGRPVWVDDPDFNIDYHIRHTALPAPGGEAELRKLVGRVMSQQLDRTKPLWEIWIVQGLEQDRWAMVAKTHHAMVDGVSGTELLAVIMDTSPTPSPAVPDDWHPSPLPSGARLAAEAAIDLAVTPYEQFRAVRSATRVPRQALHQLGEVVQGISSMAGLLRSNPVSTLNGPIGPHRRYAWASTSVEDVKAVRKGLGGTFNDVVLAAITGGFRELLLSRGEDVDRVVRTLVPVSVRARDVSGRAVGDATYDNKVSAMFASLPVGIGDPAERLHALTAQMQGLKESKEAVAGEALTSLSGFAPPMLLALGMRVAGRVQQHNINTGTTNVPGPQFPLYALGRRMLRTYPYVPLFGQVRIAVAIFSYDGQVNFGVTGDYDSAPDLDVLCRGIEDGMGQLLESA